In Bacteroidales bacterium, one DNA window encodes the following:
- a CDS encoding amino acid permease has translation MDKNKQSRSLLSLFDLTMIVIGLVIGLGIFRTAADSAKAAITPNVFFLAWLFGGVVALCGALTYAEIGSRYPVTGGYY, from the coding sequence ATGGATAAAAACAAACAGAGCAGGTCGTTGCTCAGCCTGTTCGACCTCACCATGATCGTGATCGGGCTGGTGATCGGACTGGGTATCTTCAGGACTGCTGCTGATTCAGCCAAAGCAGCTATCACACCCAATGTATTTTTCCTGGCCTGGTTGTTCGGCGGTGTAGTCGCTCTTTGCGGTGCATTAACCTATGCCGAAATAGGATCCCGTTACCCCGTCACAGGCGGCTATTATAA